A stretch of the Longimicrobium sp. genome encodes the following:
- a CDS encoding RDD family protein encodes MDQETPRTQANPGAQQPGGPSPVQYVPAPVTGQPDLVKRGIALFIDCVIAGVAYGAFVFVGIIAAFASGFVSSLIVSVGAAAAAAVILLRDVALQGRSPGKKVLGLAVVTSSGGPITATESIKRNLPLAVGFAGGALGFVPILGAFVGFAASLAQLGLFVYEIYLIANNQQRLGDQLAGTQVVFQGQPAIAL; translated from the coding sequence ATGGACCAGGAGACCCCTCGCACGCAGGCTAACCCCGGCGCGCAGCAGCCCGGCGGACCTTCCCCCGTACAGTACGTGCCCGCTCCCGTCACCGGCCAGCCCGACCTGGTGAAGCGCGGGATCGCGCTGTTCATCGACTGCGTGATCGCAGGCGTGGCATACGGCGCCTTCGTCTTCGTCGGGATCATCGCGGCGTTCGCCTCGGGATTCGTGAGCAGCCTGATCGTCTCGGTGGGTGCAGCGGCCGCCGCCGCCGTCATCCTCCTGCGCGACGTCGCGCTGCAGGGCCGCTCGCCGGGCAAGAAGGTGCTGGGGCTGGCCGTGGTGACCAGCAGCGGCGGCCCGATCACGGCCACCGAGTCGATCAAGCGCAACCTGCCCCTCGCCGTCGGCTTTGCGGGCGGCGCGCTGGGCTTCGTCCCGATCCTGGGGGCGTTCGTCGGGTTCGCGGCCAGCCTGGCGCAGCTCGGGCTCTTCGTGTACGAGATCTACCTGATCGCGAACAACCAGCAGCGCCTGGGCGACCAGCTCGCCGGCACGCAGGTGGTCTTCCAGGGCCAGCCGGCCATCGCCCTCTGA